A region of the Zhihengliuella halotolerans genome:
CGGTCGTGGTGACCGCCGCGGGCTCGGGTTGCGGGGCGGGTGCGGCGGTGCCGCGCTGCGTGGGTGCCGGAACCGAGCGCACGACGGCGGAGATGACCTGCTCGGACGTCGCGCCGGTGAACTCGGCCTCCGGATCCAGGACGAGGCGGTGGGTCCAGACGAACGGTGCAAGTTCCTTGACGTCGTCGGGCAAGACGTAGTTCCGACCCTCCGACGCGGCCCACACCTTGGCCGCGCGGACCATCGCGAGCGCGCCGCGGACGGAGACGCCGAGCCGGGTCTCGTCGGCCTCGCGCGTGCCCTCGCAGAGCTGCGCCACGTAGTTCAGGACGGCGTCATCGACGTGCGTCGTCGAGGCCAGGTCCGCCATGTCGGCGATGGCCTCCGTGGTGATGACGGGCTTGAGCGCGGCCGAGCGGTCCTTCTGCGTGGCACCCGAGAGCAGCTCGACCGTGGCGGCCCGGTTCGGGTAGCCGATGGACGTCTTGATGAGGAAGCGGTCCAGCTGCGCCTCGGGCAGGCGGTAGGTTCCGGCCTGCTCGATGGGGTTCTGGGTCGCGATGACCATGAACGGGCGCTGCTGGGGGTAGGTCACGCCGTCGACCGTCACGCGCCCCTCTTCCATGACCTCGAGCAGGGCCGACTGGGTCTTCGGAGAGGCGCGGTTGATCTCGTCGGCCAGGACCAGGTTCGCGAAGATCGGTCCGCGGTGGAACTCGAACTTCTGGGTCTTCTGGTCGTAGATCGTGATGCCCGTGACGTCGGAGGGCAGCAGGTCCGGGGTGAACTGGATGCGCGAGTTGGTGCCCTTAACGGTGGCCGCGAGCGACCGGGCCAGCATCGTCTTGCCCGTGCCGGGGGCGTCCTCGAGGAGGACGTGGCCCTCGGCGAGCATCGCGGTCAGCACGAGGCGGACAGCGTCCTCCTTGCCGAGCACGGACTTGCCGACGTTGGCCACCAGCTTTGCGAAAGTCTCGGAGAACCAGCCGGCCTGCTCGTTGGTCATCGTCATTCGGTGTTCTCCTTGGAGTCGTGATTCATGGCGGCGCTGCGGGGCCTTCCCGGAATATCGTGGCGCGACGGACTCACCAGCGCGCGTCGTTGGATCTGGTGCCGTCCACGATGGCGTACACGGGCATCGCGTAGCCTTCCTGGTTCACGCACTGGACGTTCTTGAACCCACGGCCGTCGTTCCCGGCGGTCATGGTGTGCGGGTAGCCGTTGAACTTCCCGTTCTGGTTGTAGCAGTCGACCCGGTACGTGCCCGGATTGAAGTTCTCGATCCGCACGTGGAACGTGTAGCACCGCGAATTGCAGCCGGTGTAGGAATTGTTCAGGTCTCCCTTGGAGAGCGAAACCTTGCGCTGCGGCTTGGGATTGGTCTTCTCCGTCTTGGACCACGTTTTCCTCTGCCCCTCGGTATCCGTCGCAACGATCTTGATGGTGCGCGAGGTGGAGTACCCGAGGCCGTTCACGGTCTGGGCGCCGTCGTTCGGGGTCTGGTTGCCGCCGATCGTGACCGTCTGGGTGACCTTGCGACCGTTGTAGGTGCCGGCGCCGGTGTTCCACGTGAACTTGATCCAGTCGTTGCCGTGGGAAGCCGAGATCTGCGGGTTGTCCCGCAGCGGCCCGTAAGCGCTCGTGCTGTTGCTCGGGGCGCTCGGATTCGCCGGTCCCGCCGCGTTCACGGCGCGAACCCGCCACGTGTGCGGGTCGCCGTTGGACCCGGTGTCGATGACCGCGCCCGGCCCGCCGAAGCCCTTCCAAGCGCCGCCGTCGGCCGAGTACTGGTAGCCGGTGATCGGAGACCCGTTAGCGCCCGGCGCCGTGAAGTTGAGCTCGACCATCCGGTTGGCCCCGGTCGCCTTCGCGGTGACCTTGCCGATCGTCGTGGGCCGGCCGTAGGGGGTGACCGCGGCCGATTGCGCGCTCTGATCAGAAGCACCGACCCGGTTGCGGGCGGTGACGCTGAACCGGTAGGACTTGCTGGTGTTCAGCCCCGTGACCGTCTGGTTCGAACGGTTGGCGGGGATGTCGCTGATCGTCCTGACCAGCGAACTGCCCTCGAACACGCGCACGGTGTACGTCTGGAGGGGAGCACCGTTGGCGCCGGGCGCCCGCCAGGACACGTCGACGACGCCGCCGTCGACCGCTGAATCCTTGCGGACCGCCGTCGGCGCATCGGGCTTGAACGGGACGCCGGCCGGCGTGACCGCGGCCGAGTAGGTGCTCCACTGCGACGGCTTGGCCGCCTTGTTCACGGCGCGCACCCGAACCTGATAGGCCGTCCCGTTCTTGAGCCCCTCCCACGTGTAGGAGGTGCCCGTGATGCCCGTGATCTGGGCGACACCGTTCGCCGGGGCGGGGGAGATCTCGAGCGTGTAGCTCTGGATCGCCGAGCCTCGGCTCACGGGAGCGGTCCAGTTGAACGTCGCCTTCTGATCGCCGTCTTTGCCCGTGGGCGCCGCCGGCTGCTCTGGTTCGACGTCGGGGCGCGCATCCGCAGATTCCGGCGATTTCGGCGATTCGCCGATGGCGTTCGAGGCGGTGACCGTGAAGTTGTAGGTCTGATCGTTGGTCAACGGCGTGATGGTGCACGTCGTCGTCTCGCACTGCTGGCTGTGCCCGCCGCCGGTGACCGTGTAGTGCGTGATGGCGGACCCGTTATTCGCGGGCGGGTCCCAGGTCAGGACCGCCTTGCGATCCCCCGTGGACTCGACGCGCGGCAGGTTCGGCGCCGCCGGCGCGCCCTTGACGTTCAAGGTGATCGTGCCGGAGACGTTGCGCTGCGGGTCCTCCGTCACGTCCCCGATCACGTATTCGACGCGCATGGTGCCGACGAAGTCGCTCCTCGGCGTGATCGCCACCTTGTTGCCGCGCACCTCGGCGGTGCCGGTGTTCTCGAGGGGGCGGGCGCTGATCAGCCGCAGGTCGCCCTCACCCTGGTACGGGTTGTGGTCGTTCGCGAGCGCGTCGACGATCTCCGTCTGGCCCTGCGCCGCCTCCGGCACGTTGTCGGCGACAGCGACCGGCAGTTCGCGCGTCGAACCCGTCACCGTGACCGTCATGGCGGCCGAAACCGGCGGGTTCACGCCGTCGCTGACGGAAACCGTCACTGTGCCGCGAGTGCCCTTCGGCGTGTCGGCGGGGGCGACGAGGCGCAGGTTGTACCCATCGACGATGGCGGCTTCGACGCCCGCCACCTCGACCGCGCCGAGGGCGAACTTGAGGTTCGGCACGTCCTCGTCGTTCCGGTCGTTGGCAGCCATCCGGAGGTCCATGATGGCCGGCCCCTCGCCCTGCCCGACGGAGATCGAGTTTGCCTGGAGCGTCGGCGGGAAGTTCTCCGGATCCGACTGCTCTTCGTCTTCCTCGGGGTCGCCCTCCGGCCCCTGGCCTTCCCGCTCCTCGTCCGGATCGTTGCCCGGGCTCGGCAGGACGTTGATCGGGACCGTCAGCGTGGAGGTGAGGCCACGATCGTCGTCAGGGCCCGAACCGTCCGTTACCTCGAACGTCACCGACGCAGAGCCTGAGAAGGAACGGCCGGCTTTGAAGGTGAGCTCGGTAGCGGATTTCACGAGCGCCCCGTCGTTCTCCGGCATCGAGCTCACGCTGTCTTCCGTCGTCAACCGCGGGCTGCGGCCGTCGCGCACGAGGACGATCTCTTCGAGATCGATCGACAGCGTCTCCCCTGCCGTGACCTCGAGCTGGACGTCGCTGCGCAGGATCGGCCGGGCCTCTCCCGTGCCCGGGACGTGCACGAACGCGGTCGACGTCAGTCCATCCGGATCGGTCAGCGTGTAGGCGATGACCTGCGGGGCGCTCCCGATCTGGACGACCATGCCGTCTTCGTTCACGGATGCCGTGTCCGGGTCGTCCGGAAGGTGCACCTCGAGCTCGGACACGCTCCCGTCCGGGTCTTCGTCGTTGCGGAGGATGTCGACCGTGACTTCGTCGACGTCGATGATCTCCTCGAGCGAGACCCTGTCGTCGCGGGCGATCGGCGCCAGCAGTTTGGCCTCGGGGTCCGACTTCACGGTCAGGGTTGCGGAGGCCGTGCCGCCGCGCCCGTCAGTGATGGAGTAGCGGACCGACGTCGTCCCGTCGTCGGGCGGCGACATCAGCACGACGCGGCCGTCGACGACCTCGGCATCGGTCTCGTTCTCCTCCGACCCCAGCTCGCGCATCAGTGCCAGGGGGTCCCCGTCCGGGTCGGTGTCGTTGGCCATCACGTCCACTGCTACCGGCCGGTCCGGACGCACGGTGATTAAGTCGTTGACCGCCACTGGCGGGTTGTTGGCCTCGGACAACGGCGCGATGCCGATCTTGACCGTGGCCGTCGACCGGGCGCCGAGGCGGTCCTCGACGACGTAGGTGAACTCGTCCGTCCCGCTCGCGTCCCTGTTGGCCGTGTAGTCGATAGACGCGCCGCGGATCTTGGCCGTTCCGTACTTCGGCGACGAGCCGAACTGGACGAGCGAGACCGAGTCGCCGTCCGGGTCGATGGCCTCCAAGGGCACCTGCACGTTGGTGCTGCTGCCGGCGAAGACGCGCCCCTCGACAGGCACGGGGTTCGGCGGCGTGTTGCTCTCCAGGTCGGCCTCGCCTGCGGCGGGCTTGACGTTGAACGTCACCGTCGCGCTCGTCTCCTGGCCGTCCGGTCCGGCCACCTTGTAGACCGCCGACACCTGGCGCGCCTTGCCGCCAAAGTCGCCGGCGCGGAATCGGACGACGTCGTCGGCGACCGAGATCAGCGAGCCCTCGCCGAGGTCGTCGGTCTCCTCGAGCTCGGGCAGCAGCGTGAGCTCGCCGCCGTTGGGGTGGATGTCGTTCTCGAGGACCTTGACGGTCGCCACGTCGTGTTCGCGCACGACGACGGAATCCGGGTTGGCCTGGGGCGGATCCATGCGCGGCGGGGCCGGGATCGGGACGATGCGGATCTCGCCGGTCGACTCCCCGTTGCCGTTCGCCACCGTGTAGCTGATCGTGGTCGGGTCTGTCAGTCCGCGCACGTCCGTGATGCGCACAAAGGTGTTCCGCTCCACGCTCGTGGAGAACGGTGCCTCGGGATCGTTCTCGGCGGCGGTCACGACGAGCACGCCGCCCGACGGGTCCGTGTCGTTGCCGAGCACGTCGACGAGGACGTCCTGGCCGGCCGGGAGCAGCGCGACATCGCGCACGGCGATGGGCCGCTGTTCCGCGTCGTCGGGCTCGTTGATATCGATGCGCACGAGACCCGGCGCGCTGGCGGGACCGTTCGTCGCGACGTACTTGGCGTAGTAGGTGCCCGCACGCTCACCCGTGACGGTCACGGCTCCGGTCTCCGTATTCGTCTTCATTTCGAGGCCTGAGACGTCGTCGACGTTGGCGAGACGCAGCCCTTCCCCGGAGGGGTCGGTGTCGTTGGCCAGTGGCTCGAAGGTGATCGACTCGCCGACGTGCCCGACGACGTGGTCGGTCGCGGTGATGGGCGGGATGGTCGACTCGGCGAGCACCTCGACGAGGACGCGACCCTTGGTGCTCTCGCGGCCGTCGGAGACCTGGACCGCGATCTCCTTCTGACCGACGCGTTTGCCATCGTCCTGGAAGGTCAGCGATCCGTCCGGACGCACGCGGATGACATCGTCGCCCTCGCTCGTACCGCCGAGCAGCTGCAGGTCGTCTCCCTCGGGATCCGTCCAGTCGGTCAGCAGGTTCTGGCTCACCGATTCGCCCTGCTGAACACGCAGAACGGTGACCCGCTCCTGCTCAGGAGGCTCGTTCGCGTCCTCGCCGACGACATTCAGACGCACGGTTGCCGAATCGGATCCGCCGCGGCCGTCGGAGGCCGTATAGACGAAGGTCGCAGCTCCTGAGGCGTCCTCGGGGACGACCACCTGGAAGCCGGTTCCGTTGTGCACGGGCTGCAGGTCGCCGATCGACGGGCCGGAGCCCTCGACCTCGGCCGTGAGGAGGTCGCCGTCCGGGTCCACATCGTTGTAGAGCACGGGCAGCATCGTGGTGCGGCCGGGCCGCACGCTGAACGTGTCGTCCTCGGCGATGGGAGTCTGGTTCTCCTCGGTGCGATTCGGCAGCTCGATCGCGTCGGTGATCTCCTTGGTCTCCTCCTCCTTGGCCTCACCCTCGCCCGCGGGCGGCTCCAGATCGCTCCAGTTGCTCACGATCTCCATGCCCTCGTTCGTCAGCCACACTTGGCCGGAGGCGATGTCGTTGAGGACCACCACGTCGCGGTTGACGCGGAAGACCAGTTCGGCCCCCTCGGGCATCTCGGGCACCAGCACGTTCTGGTTCTGCCCCGAGTCGTCGCAGTAGCGCAGGTACTGGCCGCTCGTCTGCCAGGCGGCATAGGTGCAGGAGCCCACTCGCACAGGCTCGATGGGCGTGCCGGCCGTGTCGAGCTGCTCGTAGTTGACGTCGCGCCCGTTCAGACCCACGGTGGCCAGCGAATTGTCGAGGGCGATCGCGACGCCGTCGTTCTTCGGCCCGGGCGCCTGGAGACGGGCGTTGGCCGGGTTCTCGACGCTGGCCCGTTTGCCCTCCGAGGTGAACACGTCGCCGGAGGCGGCGTCGAAGACGACTCCGGTCTCCCCCACCGCGGTTAGCTGCGGCTCGGCCAGCTGCTTCAGATCTGCGATCTCGATCTCGTCCTGAGGTTGTACCTCGCCGGAATCGTCGAACGCGAAACTCGCCAGCACGCCGGCGTCGTAATCGACGGTCCAGACCGTGTCGTCGACCCCGACGACGGCGTCCACGTCACCCTTGGAATCGACAAGTGGCTCGGCGACGTCGCCGGAGAAATCGGAGAGATTCTCGACACCGGCCGCCTGCACGGTGCCGTGTTTGTCGTCGGTGACCGCGACGACGGAGGTGCCGAAGGAGAAGGACGAGTTCGCGGGGAGGTTGTTGTCGCCGGCGAACTGAACCATGGCGGGGTCGATCGTCGTGAGCGAGGCCTGCTCGAGGTTGCGGACGAAGACGCTCTCGGCGTTCTGGACCAGGTCGTAGCTCGACAGCGGGGTGACCACGCCGCCGTCGATCACGCGCGACTGGTAGTTGATGTGGCCGATCTTGCCTTCGGCTTGGTTCACGACCCAGACGCCGCCGTCGTTGAGCTCCACATCGGCCGTTTCGAAGCCGGGGTAGAGGATGGCACCGGTGACGGCGAGCGCCGCGGCGGCTGAGACGGCCGTCGCCTTGAAGCCTGTGCTCTTCAAGGCCGTGGGCCATCCCGCTCGAGGGGCCTTCGCCATGGGTGTTTTTTCCTTAGCTCGTGGTCACGGAAGTCGCGGTCCAACCACGCATCGCTCCCCCGAACGGAGAGGCCGAACCAACCCTATTCTATGGACAAAGTGAAATCCTTTGCCATGGGGAGTTCTCCCCATGTGAGTCCTAGGACCTGACTAAGGGTTTTAGACACCGGCGGCACCACGGCGGAGCTCAGTCGATGATGAGGGACCCGCCCTCGCCATGGGCGAGATCGAACGGGGTGATGTCCCCGAATCCGCGCACCGGAGTGCTCTCAAGCTCGGAGAGGATGAAGCGGACATCGCCCTTGAGCGTCGCCGCTGTCAGCGCGTCAGTGAGGATCTGCCCCGGTTCGGCCAGGGAGGTCAGCCGTGCGGCCAGATTAACCGTCGGGCCGTAGATGTCCCCGAGGCGAGAGAGAACGCGCCCCCACACGACGGACACGCGGGCCTCGGGCAGTGCGTCGTCGGCGTTGAGTTCCTGGGCGAGCGTCAGAGCGATCTGGGCTCCGGCCTGCGGCGTCTCGGCGATGAACAGGACCTCGTCGCCGATGGTCTTGACCAGGCGACCGCCGCCGACGGAGATGATCTCCGCAGACTTGTTCTCGAAGCGCTGGACGAGCTGGGCCAGCGTGCGCTCGTTCATGCGGCGCGAGAGCGAAGTGTAGGAGACGAGGTCGGCGAACCCGACCGCGCGGGCGAGCGGCAGTGGAGCGTCGTCGTCGTCCCCGGTGGAGACGGCGCCGGCCTGTGAGCGCGCGCCGAGCCGGTGGACGGCCGCGTTGAGGTTCCGCCGCCAGGAGTAGACGAGCAGTTCCTCAAGCGGTGCGATGAGGTCAGGCAGCAGCTCGACCATGGTGCGACGGGCCTCGGGGTCGCTCATCCCCTGATTCTGGATCATGTCCTCGACGAGCGCCTCGATCTGCCAGACGACCATGCGATCGGTCATCTGCCCGATGGACCTCGTCACGGAGATGGCGGCCTCCTCGGTGAGGCGCTCGGAGCGGACGTTGTCGATGATCGTCAGCAGTGCGTCCAGGTCCTTCTGCGTGAACGCAACGTCCTCGTCCCCGTGGTTGGGGAAGCCGAGCGCACGCCAGAGTTTCCGGGCGCTGTGCAGGGAGATGCCGGCCTGGGCGGCCACATCGCGGCGCTTCATGGTGCGCTCGCCGCCGATGAGGCGGGACTCGAGGTTCTTCGTGGACGCCTTGACCTGCTGGCGCTTGATGGCCTCCACGAGCGGAAGGGCGCGCGTGATGGGCCCCGGATCCGTCGGCAGGTCGTGGGCGGAGAACGGGACGTCTGCGATCTTGTAGGAGTCATCGAAGTCCGGGGCGGTACCGGCCGCGTACCGGGAGTGGTCGGGGAACTTGAGCTCGACGTCGATCGCGGGCAGCTCACGCGTCGCTGGCTCGGACTCGGCACCCTCGCGCGGGGACTCCGGCTCGACAGGGGTCGCGGCCATGGCCGGTTCCGGCGTCCGAGGGTGCCCGCGAGCCTCGTCGTGTTCGCGGTTCTCAGACATGCGGCTTCCCATCCGGCGTCCGGCCTTCCGGCGCCGCCCAATCCATCTGTTGTTCAGTCTCTAGTTCTACACCATCGAACATGACGCTTCGAGGCAGCTCCTCGATTGCGTCGAGGACGAGCTCACGCAACTTGTGAACTCCGGGCGCGTTTTCCAGGATCGTCTCTCCGTCGGCCGTGATCATCACCAGATGCCCCGCCCCCACGGAGCGCTGCATCATGGTCTGTCTGACGATGAGTTCACGAATCAGCACGAGCGGAAGTTCCCGCAGCGAGCGGGCGCCGACGCCGGTGCGGATGAGGACGCGCCGGTTGGTGAGGTAGTACCACGTGCGCGCCCACCGGGCGTAGGGAACCACGCTCCAGACGAGGATCAGCAGGGCGCAGAGGCCGAGCAGGGACGGATAGACGATCGGCAAGATGTCCTCGAGCCACTCGGGCAGGCCGTCCCGACCCAGCCAACCGGCCCCGAACCCGGTGGCCGCCACGAGGAGGAGGAGCAGACACGCGGGCCGCGTGAGGACGCGGCGGTGCTGGCGGGTCTTGACAATGACCCGCTCCGCTTCGCCGAGCTTGATTCGCACGCGTTGCCCGCCTCTCCCTGTGTCCCGATCCTGCCACCATCCAGTCTAGTCAGGGCGGCTCGGCGATCCCGGGCTGCGGCTCAGGCGTAGCCGCCGTCGGCCCTGCGCAGGTGCACGACGTCGGCCGCGTGGACCGTGTGCCCCTCGCCGCCGGCACCGGTCAGCGTGAGGCCGCCGTCGGCCTCGAGCGCCGTGGCAGTGCCCTCGAGCGTGCGCCCGTCCGGCAGTTCGGCCCGCACGACGGCGCCGAGGGTCGCCATGGACTCCGCAACCAGTCCGCGCAGCTCGCCGAGCGCGCGGGCGTCGCCGCCGCCGGCGACGAGGCGGCCGTACCGTGCCGCCACACGCTCGAGGTAACCAGTGAGGATGTCAGTGCCGCCAACGTCGTACCCGGAGTGCGCGAGGCTTGTCGCGGTGGGCACCGGCAGCTCCTCGTTCGTGAGATCGATGTTGATGCCGGTCCCGACGATGACGGCCGGTACGCGGCCGGCGGCGGCGGGTACGAGCTGCGCCAGAATGCCGGCGACCTTCCGCCAGCGGCCGTCGTCGCGATCGCGCGGGGCGACGAGAACGTCGTTGGGCCACTTCACGGCGGCGCGCACGCCCCGGGCCTCCAGCGCCTCGACCAGGGCCCGCGCGCACAGCATCGACAGCCAGCCGTAGGCTTCGGCCGGGAGACGGTCCGGCTTGAAGAGAATGGAGACCGCCAGCGAACTGCGCGGCGGGGCCGTCCACCCGCGACCGAGGCGCCCCTTTCCGGCACTCTGATGGCTGGTGGCCAGGACCGTCAGGTCGGCGGAGGCGTTCGCCACCACCGCGAGATCGGCGTTCGTGGACCCGGTCTCCTCGACGACCGTGATCGCCGCATAAGGGCCGGCCGGGGATCGCAGGGCGTCGAGCCGCCCGGCCTCCAACGGCGGGCGGGCCGGGCCGGGTGGCGTCTGCTGTGGCGTGCTCATAATCCCACCCTACTGGCGCGTGCCCCGGTTTGGGCGGCCCGCCGGAACCCGCGGCGGATGCTAGAGGAAGATGTCCGGAATCAGGCGGCCCGTGCCGGCGCTGTACCCGCTGAGGTCCTCGACGCCGGCCTCGGCCAGGACGGCCTCGTCGGTGAAGAAGTTCCCGGTGCATTCGCGCCCCGGGCGGGAGAGCACCTCGACCGCGGCGTCGGCCACGATCTCGGGGGTGCGCGCGGACTGGACCATCTGCTCGCCGCCGGGCAGCGCCCGGATGGCGGCCGTGTCGATCAGTGTCGCCGGCCAGAGCGAGTTCACACCCACGCCGTCGCCGCGCAGTTCCTCCGCGAGCCCGAGGGTCGTCATGCTCATGCCGTACTTGGCCATGGTGTAGGCCAGGTGTTCCCCGGCCCAAGCCGGCTCGAGCGTGCCCCCGGGACCGCTCGCGATGGGCGGTGAGAGGGTGAGGATGTGCGGGTTGCGCCCCGCGGCCGCGGACTCGCGCAGGTGCGGCAGCGCGAGTTTGGAGAGCAGGAACGTACCGCGGACGTTGATGTCCTGCATGAGGTCAAAGCGCTTCATGTCGACCGCGTCGGTCTTCGACAGGTCGATCGCGGACGCGTTGTTGACGACGATGTCGATGCCGCCGAATGCCGCGACGGTCGCCTCCACGGCGCGGGCGACGTCGTCGTCGTTGCGCACGTCCCCGACGACGGCGAGCCCGCGGCCGCCGGCGGCGTCCACCTCGGCGGCGGCCGTGTGGACGGTGCCGTCGAGCTTCGGGTGCGGCTCCGACGTCTTTGCGAGCAGGGCGACGTTGGCGCCGCGGCGAGCTGCGGCGAGCGCGATGGCGAGGCCGATGCCGCGGCTGCCACCGCTCATCAGCAGGGTTCGGCCGGCGAGATTCTGCGGGGTGTTCTGCGTCATGACAGCCAGCGTAACGCAGATCACGCCCAATTGTTACCCGCCAGTAGCATCGGACTGACGGTGGCGCCACGGGCCGCGCCGCGAACTTTGGGGCCGTTTTTGTAGGCTTCCTACAGTCGCGTCCGGGTATCGTCTCATTAGACTTGCCTGAGCGGATGCTGGTGTTGTGCCATTCCTACAGCCACGAAGTCCGCCCGACGCCAACCGCTGGACAACCTAAGGAGCCTTCGAAGGATGAGCGACGCCGAGACCATGGCCGCAGCGGATGCGATCGACCTGAGCACTACCGCGGGCAAGATCGCCGAGTTCCGCCGCCGGCAGGCCCAGTCCCTGCTGCCGTCCGGCCCGGAGGCCGTCGAGAAGCAGCACGCCCGAGGCAAGAACACCGCCCGCGAGCGCATCGAGATGCTCCTCGACACGGACTCCTTCGTCGAGTTCGATGCCTTGGCCGTGCACCGGACCACGGCCTTCGGCATGGAGAAGAAGCGCCCCCTCGGCGACGGCCTCGTCTCCGGCTACGGCACCGTCGACGGCCGCCTCGTCGCCGTCTACGCCCAGGACTTCACTGTCTACGGCGGTTCCCTGAGCAAGGTCAACGGCGAGAAGATCGTCAAAGTCCAGGAATTCGCCTTGCGCAACGGCTGCCCCATCGTCGGCATCAACGACGGCGGCGGCGCACGCATCCAGGAAGGCGTCGCGTCGCTCGCGATGTTCGCGGACATCTTCCGGAACAACGTGCACGCTTCGGGCGTGATCCCCCAGATCTCCGTGATCATGGGCCCGTGCGCCGGCGGCGCGGCCTACTCCCCCGCCCTGACCGACTACGTGATCATGGTCGACAAGACCAGCCACATGTTCATCACCGGCCCGGACGTCATCAAGACCGTCACCGGCGAAGACGTGGACATGGAGACCCTCGGCGGCGCGCGCCAGCACAACGCCACCACGGGCACTGCCAGCTACCTCGCCTCCGACGAGACCGACGCTTTCGAGTTCGTACGCGAGCTGCTCGATTACCTCCCGTCGAACAACCTCGCCGAGGCTCCGCACGTCGATTTCGACGAGGAACTCGAGCTCACCGCCGACGACCTCACTCTCGACGCGCTCATCCCGGACTCGGCCAACCAGCCGTATGACATGCGGACCGTCATCGAGCACATCGTCGACGACGGCGAGTTCCTCGAGATGCAGTCGCTCTACGCACCCAACGTCATCATCGGCTACGCCCGCGTCGAGGGCCGCTCGATCGGCATCGTCGCCAACCAGCCGATGCAGTTCGCCGGCACCCTGGATATCTCTGCGAGCGAGAAGGCGGCACGCTTCGTGCGCAACTGCGACGCGTTCGGCATCCCGATCCTCACACTGGTCGACGTGCCGGGGTTCCTGCCCGGCAAGGACCAGGAGTTCCAGGGAATCATCCGCCGCGGCGCCAAGCTGCTCTACGCGTACGCCGAGGCGACCGTGCCGAAGCTGACCGTGATCACCCGCAAGGCCTACGGCGGCGCGTACATCGTCATGGGCTCGAAGAAGCTCGGCGCCGACATCAACATCGCGTGGCCCACGGCCCAGATCGGCGTCATGGGCGCCCAGGGCGCGGTCAACATCCTCTACCGGCGCGACCTGGCGAAGGTCGAGGCCGAGGGCGGCGACGTCGAGTCCCGGCGCACCGAGATCATCGAGGGCTACGAAGCCGAACTGCTCAACCCCTACCAGGCCGCCGAGCTCGGCTACATCGACGCCGTGATCGCCCCGAGCGACACCCGCCTGCAGATCGTCCGTGGCCTGCGCGCGTTGCGCGACAAGCACGCGTCCATTCCGGCCAAGAAGCACGGAAACATCCCGCTGTAAGGAGCGCCATGAGCATCGACAACCGCCTAGAGGGCACGACGCCGGCCCCGGCCGGCGCAGCTGCCGGGGCACCCGCGCTCGAGGTCACCCGCGGCAATCCGACGCCCGAGGAGCTCGCGGCGCTGACCGCCGTCGTCCTGTCCCTGCGCGGGATCGAGGCCGTCGAGCGCCCGGGCCGTCGCACCCGCAAGGACACGATCCGGGACCGCGTGCGGCACAACCGCCGCATGGTCTCGATGCCGGG
Encoded here:
- a CDS encoding AAA family ATPase; amino-acid sequence: MTMTNEQAGWFSETFAKLVANVGKSVLGKEDAVRLVLTAMLAEGHVLLEDAPGTGKTMLARSLAATVKGTNSRIQFTPDLLPSDVTGITIYDQKTQKFEFHRGPIFANLVLADEINRASPKTQSALLEVMEEGRVTVDGVTYPQQRPFMVIATQNPIEQAGTYRLPEAQLDRFLIKTSIGYPNRAATVELLSGATQKDRSAALKPVITTEAIADMADLASTTHVDDAVLNYVAQLCEGTREADETRLGVSVRGALAMVRAAKVWAASEGRNYVLPDDVKELAPFVWTHRLVLDPEAEFTGATSEQVISAVVRSVPAPTQRGTAAPAPQPEPAAVTTTGSHADERYASDRVGATADDAATVAKRRDAGSA
- a CDS encoding Ig-like domain-containing protein, encoding MAKAPRAGWPTALKSTGFKATAVSAAAALAVTGAILYPGFETADVELNDGGVWVVNQAEGKIGHINYQSRVIDGGVVTPLSSYDLVQNAESVFVRNLEQASLTTIDPAMVQFAGDNNLPANSSFSFGTSVVAVTDDKHGTVQAAGVENLSDFSGDVAEPLVDSKGDVDAVVGVDDTVWTVDYDAGVLASFAFDDSGEVQPQDEIEIADLKQLAEPQLTAVGETGVVFDAASGDVFTSEGKRASVENPANARLQAPGPKNDGVAIALDNSLATVGLNGRDVNYEQLDTAGTPIEPVRVGSCTYAAWQTSGQYLRYCDDSGQNQNVLVPEMPEGAELVFRVNRDVVVLNDIASGQVWLTNEGMEIVSNWSDLEPPAGEGEAKEEETKEITDAIELPNRTEENQTPIAEDDTFSVRPGRTTMLPVLYNDVDPDGDLLTAEVEGSGPSIGDLQPVHNGTGFQVVVPEDASGAATFVYTASDGRGGSDSATVRLNVVGEDANEPPEQERVTVLRVQQGESVSQNLLTDWTDPEGDDLQLLGGTSEGDDVIRVRPDGSLTFQDDGKRVGQKEIAVQVSDGRESTKGRVLVEVLAESTIPPITATDHVVGHVGESITFEPLANDTDPSGEGLRLANVDDVSGLEMKTNTETGAVTVTGERAGTYYAKYVATNGPASAPGLVRIDINEPDDAEQRPIAVRDVALLPAGQDVLVDVLGNDTDPSGGVLVVTAAENDPEAPFSTSVERNTFVRITDVRGLTDPTTISYTVANGNGESTGEIRIVPIPAPPRMDPPQANPDSVVVREHDVATVKVLENDIHPNGGELTLLPELEETDDLGEGSLISVADDVVRFRAGDFGGKARQVSAVYKVAGPDGQETSATVTFNVKPAAGEADLESNTPPNPVPVEGRVFAGSSTNVQVPLEAIDPDGDSVSLVQFGSSPKYGTAKIRGASIDYTANRDASGTDEFTYVVEDRLGARSTATVKIGIAPLSEANNPPVAVNDLITVRPDRPVAVDVMANDTDPDGDPLALMRELGSEENETDAEVVDGRVVLMSPPDDGTTSVRYSITDGRGGTASATLTVKSDPEAKLLAPIARDDRVSLEEIIDVDEVTVDILRNDEDPDGSVSELEVHLPDDPDTASVNEDGMVVQIGSAPQVIAYTLTDPDGLTSTAFVHVPGTGEARPILRSDVQLEVTAGETLSIDLEEIVLVRDGRSPRLTTEDSVSSMPENDGALVKSATELTFKAGRSFSGSASVTFEVTDGSGPDDDRGLTSTLTVPINVLPSPGNDPDEEREGQGPEGDPEEDEEQSDPENFPPTLQANSISVGQGEGPAIMDLRMAANDRNDEDVPNLKFALGAVEVAGVEAAIVDGYNLRLVAPADTPKGTRGTVTVSVSDGVNPPVSAAMTVTVTGSTRELPVAVADNVPEAAQGQTEIVDALANDHNPYQGEGDLRLISARPLENTGTAEVRGNKVAITPRSDFVGTMRVEYVIGDVTEDPQRNVSGTITLNVKGAPAAPNLPRVESTGDRKAVLTWDPPANNGSAITHYTVTGGGHSQQCETTTCTITPLTNDQTYNFTVTASNAIGESPKSPESADARPDVEPEQPAAPTGKDGDQKATFNWTAPVSRGSAIQSYTLEISPAPANGVAQITGITGTSYTWEGLKNGTAYQVRVRAVNKAAKPSQWSTYSAAVTPAGVPFKPDAPTAVRKDSAVDGGVVDVSWRAPGANGAPLQTYTVRVFEGSSLVRTISDIPANRSNQTVTGLNTSKSYRFSVTARNRVGASDQSAQSAAVTPYGRPTTIGKVTAKATGANRMVELNFTAPGANGSPITGYQYSADGGAWKGFGGPGAVIDTGSNGDPHTWRVRAVNAAGPANPSAPSNSTSAYGPLRDNPQISASHGNDWIKFTWNTGAGTYNGRKVTQTVTIGGNQTPNDGAQTVNGLGYSTSRTIKIVATDTEGQRKTWSKTEKTNPKPQRKVSLSKGDLNNSYTGCNSRCYTFHVRIENFNPGTYRVDCYNQNGKFNGYPHTMTAGNDGRGFKNVQCVNQEGYAMPVYAIVDGTRSNDARW